One Castanea sativa cultivar Marrone di Chiusa Pesio chromosome 4, ASM4071231v1 DNA window includes the following coding sequences:
- the LOC142632922 gene encoding spermidine synthase 2-like, which yields MTKLALMSSTYGKIAILNGSLQLTERDEFAYQEMLTHLPLCSIPNPKKVLLIGGGDGGILREISRHSSVEQIDICEIDEMVVNVYKKYFPDIAVGYKDPRVNLQIGDGVAFMKSVPKGTYDAIIVDAFQSMGPQAEELSDICFLESVVRALRPGGVLSSPAESLWFKNFVIADTIAHCSKIFKGSVNYAWTTVPAYASGLIGFMLCSSEGPPVDFKHPINPLNPESYGVAKGPPQVLQLRDPYCCVLSAIFCKGVVCS from the exons ATGACCAAACTGGCACTTATG TCATCAACATATGGCAAGATTGCTATCTTGAATGGGTCTCTTCAACTCACAGAGAGGGATGAGTTTGCTTACCAAGAGATGCTCACTCACCTCCCACTTTGCTCAATTCCAAACCCAAAGAAG GTGTTGCTTATTGGAGGGGGAGATGGCGGCATTCTGCGGGAAATATCTCGCCATTCTTCCGTTGAGCAAATTGATATATGTGAAATTGACGAAATGGTGGTCAAT GTATACAAAAAGTACTTCCCTGACATTGCAGTTGGCTACAAGGATCCCCGTGTGAATCTACAAATAGGCGATG GAGTTGCGTTCATGAAATCGGTTCCTAAAGGCACATATGATGCAATTATAGTGGATGCATTCCAGTCAATGg GGCCTCAAGCAGAAGAACTGTCTGATATATGCTTCCTTGAATCTGTAGTGAGGGCTCTTCGTCCTGGTGGGGTACTGAGTAGTCCCGCAGAGAGCTTGTGGTTCAAGAATTTTGTCATTGCAGATACCATAGCACACTGCAGCAAGATATTCAAGGGTTCTGTTAACTATGCTTGGACAACAGTTCCTGCATATGCAAG TGGGCTGATAGGTTTCATGCTCTGCTCAAGTGAGGGACCACCAGTTGACTTTAAACACCCAATAAATCCACTGAATCCGGAGAGTTATGGAGTGGCAAAAGGACCCCCCCAAGTTCTACAACTCAGAG ATCCATACTGCTGCGTTCTGTCTGCCATCTTTTGCAAAGGGGTTGTTTGCTCCTAA